Proteins encoded by one window of Candidatus Dadabacteria bacterium:
- a CDS encoding outer membrane lipoprotein carrier protein LolA yields the protein MKKIALAAALFATSLLFTAQPASTQNPSTVVSGIQKKYASINDLSSPFTQVTRIKDLDEKIASSGKVWFKKPGMMKWQYEEPWKDTIVSDGKKVWYFDSRENQVTEMEIESVWADSLGSYTIISILEDLDRLFDVRPGAGSADERGNVLLDLKQKNREQSKQVTIAVDPKTYMLREIIIGDVFGNTTVIKLGAAEVNLGIADLFFSFKKPKGARMEAFP from the coding sequence TTGAAAAAAATCGCGCTTGCGGCAGCGCTTTTCGCCACATCCCTTCTTTTTACCGCGCAGCCCGCGAGTACCCAGAACCCAAGCACTGTTGTTAGCGGCATCCAGAAAAAATACGCCTCGATAAACGACCTCAGCTCTCCATTCACCCAGGTGACCCGGATAAAGGACCTCGATGAGAAAATCGCTTCCTCGGGCAAGGTGTGGTTTAAAAAACCCGGGATGATGAAGTGGCAGTACGAAGAGCCATGGAAAGATACGATTGTTTCTGACGGAAAGAAGGTCTGGTATTTCGACAGCCGGGAGAACCAGGTAACCGAGATGGAAATTGAAAGCGTCTGGGCAGACTCTCTCGGTTCCTATACCATCATTTCCATACTGGAGGATCTTGACCGCCTTTTCGATGTCCGCCCGGGTGCCGGAAGCGCGGACGAGCGGGGGAATGTCCTCCTTGACCTGAAACAGAAAAACCGGGAGCAGTCAAAGCAGGTAACGATAGCAGTCGATCCCAAGACCTACATGCTAAGAGAAATCATAATCGGCGATGTCTTCGGAAACACTACGGTCATAAAACTGGGCGCCGCAGAAGTTAACCTCGGCATTGCCGATTTGTTTTTCAGTTTCAAAAAACCAAAGGGGGCAAGGATGGAGGCTTTTCCCTGA
- a CDS encoding ion transporter: MTVYAKTRSRLAAVVVRRDTKAGVAFDYAVQFLVLMALAVFSIGTLPDLDPADRRWLEMAETAILAVFTFEYALRIWVSENRWGYVFSFFGIVDLVAILPVFWFARGTTDLVFVRSFRLLRLLLIIKAVQSSEAVFRLKQAWWQIRDELMLYGAASVIVLFTAAAGIHHFEHKAQPEAFKSVFHSLWWAITTLASVEYGDVYPITTGGKIFTFFVAVTGLGVVAVPTALLASALTKTKRPEGP; encoded by the coding sequence ATGACGGTCTACGCGAAGACGCGCTCCCGGCTGGCTGCTGTAGTGGTGCGTCGGGACACTAAAGCCGGCGTAGCATTCGATTACGCCGTCCAGTTCTTGGTTCTGATGGCCCTTGCGGTTTTTTCAATCGGAACGCTGCCGGATCTGGATCCCGCCGACCGGCGCTGGCTGGAAATGGCGGAAACAGCGATCCTCGCTGTTTTCACCTTTGAATACGCGCTTCGTATCTGGGTCAGCGAAAACAGGTGGGGCTACGTGTTCAGTTTCTTCGGGATCGTGGACCTTGTCGCCATTCTGCCCGTTTTCTGGTTCGCAAGGGGGACGACAGACTTGGTGTTCGTGCGCTCCTTTCGCCTGCTGCGCCTGTTGCTGATAATCAAGGCGGTGCAGTCCTCAGAGGCGGTGTTCAGGCTGAAGCAGGCATGGTGGCAGATCAGAGACGAACTAATGCTCTACGGAGCGGCAAGCGTCATAGTGCTGTTCACGGCGGCGGCCGGCATTCACCACTTTGAGCACAAAGCCCAGCCCGAAGCGTTCAAAAGCGTGTTCCATAGCCTCTGGTGGGCGATTACGACCCTCGCCTCGGTCGAGTACGGAGATGTGTACCCGATAACCACGGGCGGAAAGATATTCACTTTTTTCGTCGCGGTAACGGGGCTCGGAGTTGTGGCGGTTCCCACCGCCCTGTTGGCCTCGGCGCTCACGAAAACAAAAAGACCGGAAGGTCCATAG